The following coding sequences lie in one Vespula pensylvanica isolate Volc-1 chromosome 7, ASM1446617v1, whole genome shotgun sequence genomic window:
- the LOC122630498 gene encoding probable ribosome biogenesis protein RLP24 — translation MRIETCYFCSSRIYPGHGIQFVRNDCKIFRFCRSKCHAAFKKKKNPRKVKWTKAYRKTVGKELAIDPSFEFEKRRNIPMKYNRELWTKTVEAIKKVENIKQRRQNLHIMQRLRKGRTLEQERDIKEVQRDLSLIRSPAAGLKERKKLEETAEEDEEMYESNDETEAQLLEEN, via the exons ATGCGTATCGAGACGTGCTATTTTTGTTCGTCTCGGATTTATCCGGGACACGGAATTCAATTCGTCAGGAACGATTGTAAG ATTTTTAGATTTTGTCGATCGAAATGTCACGCGgcattcaaaaagaaaaagaatccgAGAAAGGTTAAATGGACCAAAGCGTATAGAAAGACCGTCGGCAAGGAATTGGCAATAGATCCGTCATTCGAAttcgagaagaggagaaatatCCCAATGAAATACAACAGAGAATTATGGACGAAGACCGTAGAAGCTATCAAGAAAGTCGAAAACATTAAGCAGAGGAGACAGAATCTACACATCATGCAGCGTTTGCGTAAGGGTCGTACGCTGGAACAAGAAAGGGATATTAAGGAAGTTCAGCGCGATTTGTCCTTAATAAGGTCACCGGCTGCTGGacttaaagaaagaaagaaattggaagAGACGGcggaagaggacgaagagatGTATGAGTCTAACGACGAAACGGAGGCACAActtttagaagaaaattaa
- the LOC122630494 gene encoding DNA polymerase delta subunit 2-like, translating into MVHMTSNNDKNVIKNEEDESVDVLERKSVVYKDLSSTLVQETSDYSKQFAHIYAARLAELGEVLTSKVQAKWKDVRLLKLADLEDFEGEICVIIGTLYKHQQWKPSILQELSEEHQLSLPASRSDYCSEKDQVFLEDEMLRIKLVGKLVDLESIVTGVVCAVLGSEEKDGTFQVKDWCFPGCVPKTIVSSSSNTNGKIVLISGLNFIQNSDDLAMELFREWICGMAGNVKAQKEEASVVRLIIAGNAISNNEKEYIHKNMSEVKVEESKHAKETVSATQKLDDFLSDIAKCCCVTLLPGQYDPTNRMLPQRPLHPCLLPKSSKLGSFQGGSNPWISQIDKRMIMGSSGQPLEDIKKAAGSKDISPIEWLEKTIIWRHMCPTAPDTLPAYPFYKKDLFIMKHCPDIYFTGNADKYETKLWKGEQNQVIRLISIPQFSSSHTAVLVDLESLDTELIHFGIE; encoded by the exons atggTTCATATGACGTCGAACAATGATAAAaacgtaattaaaaatgagGAAGACGAAAGTGTGGATGTTCTTGAAAGGAAATCTGTCGTATACAAAGATTTATCTTCTACCTTGGTACAAGAGACAAGTGATTACTCGAAACAGTTCGCACATATTTATGCAGCTAGACTTGCAGAACTTGGAGAAGTTTTGACATCAAAAGTTCAGGCAAAGTGGA AAGATGTTCGACTCTTAAAATTAGCAGATTTAGAGGATTTTGAGGGAGAAATCTGCGTTATAATTGGAACGTTATACAAACATCAGCAATGGAAACCATCAATTTTACAGGAACTTAGCGAAGAACATCAATTGTCGTTACCAGCTTCAAGATCTGATTATTGTTCTGAAAAGGATCAGGTATTCTTAGAAGATGAAATGCTACGTATTAAATTAGTTGGTAAATTAGTTGACCTTGAGAGTATTGTCACTGGCGTAGTTTGTGCGGTATTAGGAAGCGAAGAGAAGGACGGTACGTTTCAA GTAAAAGACTGGTGTTTCCCTGGTTGTGTGCCTAAAACTATAGTAAGTTCAAGTTCAAATACAAATGGAAAGATCGTTCTAATATCtggattaaattttattcaaaattcgGACGACTTGGCGATGGAATTATTTCGTGAATGGATCTGTGGAATGGCTGGTAATGTAAAAGCTCAGAAGGAGGAAGCTTCTGTCGTACGGCTTATCATAGCAG GCAATGCTATTAGCAACAatgaaaaggaatatatacataaaaacatGTCAGAGGTAAAAGTAGAAGAGAGTAAACATGCAAAAGAAACTGTCAGTGCAACGCAAAAATTGgatgattttctttctgataTTGCAAAATGCTGCTGTGTAACTTTATTACCAGGCCAATACGATCCTACCAATAGAATGTTGCCGCAAAGACCGCTCCATCCTTGTTTGTTACCTAAATCATCcaa acTTGGAAGTTTTCAAGGTGGTTCTAATCCTTGGATCAGTCAAATTGACAAACGTATGATAATGGGATCAAGTGGTCAACCTCtcgaagatataaagaaagctGCTGGTTCTAAAGATATATCTCCAATAGAATGGCTAGAAAAAACTATTATTTGGAGACACATGTGCCCAACTGCACCAGACACCTTACCAGCCTatccattttataaaaaagatttatttataatgaaacatTGTCCTGACATATATTTCACAGGGAATGCCGATAAATACGAAACGAAACTGTGGAAAg GCGAGCAGAACCAAGTGATCAGGCTGATCTCTATTCCACAATTCTC